From the genome of Colius striatus isolate bColStr4 chromosome 15, bColStr4.1.hap1, whole genome shotgun sequence, one region includes:
- the OGN gene encoding mimecan, with protein MKTLQTFFLFVFVPLVNSAPPIQQESLQFYEYDTDATVGSLIQQDYEMQSNDIRKDGTNVSLDTSLRLQGDDSDGNAAPTKDTNLPTCLLCVCLSGSVYCEEIDIEAVPPLPKETAYLYARFNKIKRIAVSDFADITTLRRIDFSGNKIEEIEDGAFSKLLLLEELSLAENRLLKLPVLPPKLTTFNANQNRIKSRGIKANAFKKLTNLAYLYLGHNALESVPLNLPESLRILHLQYNNITTITDDTFCKSNNTRYIRTSMDEIRMEGNPILLAKHVNAFSCLRTLPVGTYY; from the exons ATGAAGACTTTGCAgaccttttttctgtttgtgtttgtaCCTTTGGTAAATTCAGCACCGCCTATACAGCAAGAATCACTCCAGTTTTACGAGTATGATACAGATGCTACCGTGGGAAGCCTGATCCAACAAGATTATGAAATGCAATCCAACGACATAAGAAag GATGGAACAAATGTTTCTCTTGACACTTCCCTGAGACTGCAAGGGGATGACAGTGATGGCAATGCTGCACCAACAAAGGATACAA ATTTACCTACTtgtctgctctgtgtgtgtttaagCGGATCAGTGTACTGCGAGGAAATAGACATCGAAGCTGTGCCCCCGCTGCCAAAGGAAACAGCCTATCTTTATGCAcgatttaataaaataaaaaggatagCAGTCTCGGATTTTGCTGACATTA CTACCTTGAGAAGAATTGATTTTAGTGGAAATAAGATAGAAGAAATAGAAGATGGAGCTTTTTCAAAGCTTCTGTTATTGGAAGAACTGTCTCTTGCTGAAAATCGACTTCTAAAACTTCCTGTTCTACCTCCCAAACTAACTACATTTAATGCAAATCAAAATAGAATCAAGAGCAGAGGAATCAAAGCAAATGCTTTCAAG aaGCTGACAAATTTGGCCTACCTCTACTTAGGACATAATGCACTGGAATCTGTTCCACTTAATTTGCCAGAAAGTCTGCGTATTCTTCACCTTCAG TACAACAATATTACTACAATCACTGATGACACATTCTGCAAATCTAATAATACACGTTACATCCGCACAAGTATGGATGAGATAAGGATGGAAGGCAATCCGATCCTCTTGGCAAAGCATGTTAATGCTTTTTCCTGCTTGAGAACACTGCCTGTAGGAACATACTACTAG